AGGCCGCAAAGGGCTACAAGTGGGGGCGCAAAGCAAAAGTGAGGTTAGCACGCGTCGCCGTGCTGAAGGCCGGCGTGAACGCTTATCGCGATCGCCGCCTGAAGAAACGCGACAACCGCCAGCTCCAGCAGATCCGCATCAACGCCGCGGTGCGCGCCCTGGACCTCTCGTATTCCCGATTCATCCATGCACTCAAAGAAGCAGGCGTCGCTCTCGACCGCAAAGTGCTTGCCGAAATTGCCATGAAATATCCAGAGGTGTTCAAAGGAATTGTGGCGGCCGTAAAAAAGTAATGCCAACACTCGCCGCAAGGCGGGTGTTTTGCTATAGTACAGTGGTATGAAAAAACAACTTCTTTTCTCTCTTGCCGCAGCTCTTGTGTTGGTCGGGGCGGGATGCGCGAAGGCACCCGAACGCCAAGATACGACTGCCGAGGAACAACCATCGAAATCTCAAAACGACGCGGCATACGCGCGTTTGCAGGTGGCCAACAAGGAGCTTACCGACCTGATGATTGAGGCCAGCCAACAAGGCGTAGATGTAAGCGCGTACCGCAAAGTGCAGGGCGAAGCGACCTATAAATCTCTCTCCAATCCTGTAGCCGCCGCGGAACTCATGGAGAAAGCCGTGATAGATCTTCGTGCAGAAATGAGCAAGTAATATGATGCGTGGGATTGAGCGTTATCACGAGGCTGTCGCGTTTCTTGAGTCGCTTTCCAAAATTCAAAAGGAGGATTACATGTCCCCCATCGCTAACCGCGCGAAGTGTATTGCGCGGTTGCGTTTTTTGCTGCGTGAGATCGGCAATCCTGAACAAACAATCCCGCATTTCGTCCACGTGGGCGGCACGTCGGGCAAAGGCACAACGACCATGATGATCGCCAACGGCCTGTCTGCAGACGGATACAAAGTCGGTGCCTATACGTCCCCGCACGTGACCACCGTAATCGAGCGCCTGTGGGTGAGCGGGAAGCTCATGAAGGCAGAAGAGTTTACCGAGCTTGTCCATTGGATAAAGCCTGCGCTTCTCGCGTGCCTTGAAAAGTCCCGCTTCGGCATCCCTTCCCTTTTGGAGACGGAATTCGCCATTGCGCTTGAATATTTCCGACGGCAAAAATGCACATGGGCCGTCGTGGAGGTTGGCTGTGGAGGCGAGTTCGATGCGACAAACGTGATTCCACCGCCGCGCGTGGCTGTTCTCACAAATGTGGGGCTCGACCACACGGAGATTTTAGGGAAGACCACGACAGCGATTGCTAAAACGAAGGCGGGAATTTTCAAACGGGGGTCGGCGGTCTTCACGAGCGAGCATGATAAAA
This genomic stretch from Candidatus Uhrbacteria bacterium harbors:
- the rplT gene encoding 50S ribosomal protein L20, with the translated sequence MPRVKRGMIHAKKRRNLLKAAKGYKWGRKAKVRLARVAVLKAGVNAYRDRRLKKRDNRQLQQIRINAAVRALDLSYSRFIHALKEAGVALDRKVLAEIAMKYPEVFKGIVAAVKK